The sequence TTAGGCATAAATGTCTAAAAAGTTTTTAAACACTGCATGACCGTGTTGGCTTAATATCGATTCTGGGTGAAATTGTACACCTTCAATGGCAAATTCACGATGACGAACGCCCATAATCTCTTCAACCGATCCATCTGCTTCCTGCGTCCAACAAGTCATTTCCAAACAATCTGGCAAACTTTCCTGCTCGATGACTAAGGAATGATAACGTGTCGCATCAAACGGCGATGGTAAGTTAGAAAAAATCCCCACATCTTTATGATACATGGCAGATAAACGACCATGCATCACGGTTTTTGCACGAATAATTTTACCACCAAATGCCTGTCCAATCGCTTGATGTCCCAAACACACACCCAAAATTGGAATCTTTCCTGCAAAATGCTGAATCGCTGGTACAGAAATGCCTGCTTCAGTTGGCGAACACGGGCCCGGACCAATCACCAAATATTTTGGTTGCCAACGCTCAATATCTTCTAAAGTCAGTTCATCATTACGCACTACTTTGACCTCTTGTTGCAATTCGCCAAAATATTGTACGATGTTATAAGTAAACGAGTCGTAATTATCTATCATTAAAAGCATAAGCGTTGTAACCTTTTGAATAAATTAGCTATTGTAAGATGTTAAATAAATTGTTACTCACAGATAATAAGCAACACAAAAGGAGAGTGTGCTGTGATGGCTAACAATACAATCCTATCATCAAATCGTTAATAATGCAAAATATATTCGCTAGCCATAACGTCATATTTACCAACATCATGAGAAATACCCACTACGGACAGGTAAAATGTTTATTTGCTGTTTCTACTTTAAGATAATTTCACAAACAATATTTCTAAAGACCAAGTAAAAAAGCGATTCATCCCATCATTTTCTATCTTTCATCATCAAAAAGCGGTTATATGATTTTAGCACAACCGCTTTTTATTTCGTTCATTAGATTAAATGTAAATAACTCTTGCTTACACTTGATATTATAATTTTTTCAATCCCTGTTGCCCTATCCAGTGTTTAGCAAATTGATAAGCTGAACGCCCAGAACGTTGCCCACGACTTTGGCACCAACGCAAACTTTCCGCACGAGCATCATCATCAAGAGTAATATTTGCCTGATTTAAATAATGCTCTACAATTTCCAAATATAAATCCTGCCCCATAGGATAAAATGACAACCACAAACCAAATCGATCAGAAAGTGAAATTTTCTCTTCTATCGCTTCTTGTGGGTGCAATTCATCATATTGTGGTACATCAACCACACGAGCTGGCGTATTTTCATGCATAAATTCTGGCAATAAATGACGGCGATTCGATGTCGCATAAATAATAAAATTGTCATGCCCTGATTGTAAGGAACCATCTAGCACACTTTTTAAACTGCGATATTGTTCATTTTCGGCATTAAATGCTAAATCATCACAATAGATAATAAACTTTTCAGGACGATGACGGATTAATTGCTGAATTTCTGCTAAATCAACCAAATCATCACGCTCAATTTCAATCAAACGCAAACCTTGATGTTGATATTCATTGAGTAAAGCTCGTACAATTGATGATTTACCCGTACCACGAGAACCAGTTAATAAAACATCATTAGCAGGTAAGCCGTGTAAAAATTGTAAGGTATTTTGCACAATTTTTTGTTTTTGCGTTTCTACACCCAAAATATCAGCAAGGTGAATATTTTTTAGCTGATAAATCGGCTGTAATTGACGATTTTTCCACTTAAATGCTGGAGCAGAAAAATCTATTTCTTGTGTTAATGGTGGCAATGTTTTTGACCACTGTTGCAATGCCTGTAATAATTGCTGTTGTAATTGTTCAGATAATTGGAAGTTCATCGAATATACCACCTTAATCGAAGATTTTTACACTCTAAAATCTCATCAAAATTTTAGTCCGTCTTAGACATCTTATCATCTTGTATAAAAAGATTCAGCTACTTTCTTATAAAAAATAATCTAAAATAACATGACTGACGAAATTCAATCACTTTAGCATAAAATTGCACACAAAAATCTTGCTTGAGTAAAAGCACAGAATATTATCAAATCAGTTACATACAAAACATTTAATTTTCCTGAAAAAAAGCGTAAAATAGCCGACTATTTCAAATATTATATTATCAAATGTCCAGTTTACGTTCCAGTCATATTCCAGTAACCGACCCAAGTGCAGGTTTACGCATTACTGAAATTTTTTACTCTTTACAAGGCGAAGCCAATACTGCTGGCTTACCAACTGTTTTTATTCGTTTGACAGGTTGCCCTTTGCGTTGTATCTATTGCGATACAACTTACTCATTTGAAGGTGGGCAACGTCAGTCTTTAGCAGATATTATCACAACTACACAACAATTTGGCACGCCTTATGTCTGTGTTACAGGTGGAGAGCCTTTAGCCCAACCAAATTGTATTCCACTACTTCAACAATTATGTGATTTAGGCTTTCAAGTATCTTTAGAAACCAGTGGTGCATTGGACATATCGGCCGTTGATAAACGAGTGTCCAAGGTGATGGATTTAAAAACCCCATCATCAGGAGAAGAAAAACGTAATTTAATGAAAAATTTAGATTATTTAACCACACATGACCAAATTAAATTCGTCATTTCTCATCATGAAGATTATGAATGGGCAAAACAACAAGTTGCACAATATCAACTAGATACATTAGTGAATTGTGTGTGGTTTTCTCCTGCTTTTGCCATTGAAAAAGGTGCTGTAAAATTACCCGATTTAGCACGAGATTTGGCACAATGGATTTTAGATGATAAATTGCCTGTACGTTTTCAATTACAACTACATAAACTATTGTGGCATGATGAAACTGGGCGTTAATGTTAATTTTGGATAATGACCATGAAAAAAGCAATTATTTTACTCTCTGGCGGTTTAGATTCAGCAACTTGTTTGGCATGGGCTAAATCACGTTATGAATGTATTGCCCTAAGTTTTATGTATGGACAACGTTCAACAACAGAACTTAATGCTGCAAAAAAATTAGCTGAACAAGCGGGTGTACAACATCGTATTATTAATATTGATTTAGCCAATTTAGGTGGTTCTGCCCTCACAGACCATAGTTTAGCCATGCCAGAAAATGCAGAAAGTCAAGGTATTCCCATCACTTACGTCCCTGCTCGTAATACTATTTTTCTTTCTTATGCTTTGGCAGTGGCTGAAGTCTTTGAAGCGGAAGCTATTGTGATTGGTGTGAATGCTGTCGATTACTCGGGCTATCCTGATTGTCGTCCAGAATTTATTCATGCATTTACAGAACTTGCACGTTTAGCTACAAAAGCAGGCGTTGAGGGACATCCATTAACTATTGAAACACCATTATTACATTTATCTAAAGCAAATATCATACGCTTAGGGCTTGAACATGGTGTAAACTATAGCCAGACAGTTTCATGCTATCAAGCCGATGATGATGGTCGTGCCTGTGGTAAATGTGATAGTTGTCGTTTACGTCAGCAAGGCTTTATTGATGCTGGTGTAGCTGACCCAACTCGCTATTTTTAATTCTTTGTTTTATATAGGAATATTCTGATGAATTTATTATCTAAAATTGCATTATCTACAACTGTATTAGTTTCCGCTATTACTACTCCTGTTGCTATGGCAAACCCATATCAAAGTACGAATATCAAGGCTGCTTTATTACAAGATTGTACAACAAGCATGACTAAAGGTGGCAAATTAAGTGCTGCTGATGCAAAAAAATTATGTAATTGCCAAGTTGAAGCTCAAGGTAAAATGACTGTGGCACAGCAATGGGAAATTCAAAGTGCGATAAATGCCAAAAAATCACCTGAAAGTTTAGCTTTTGTTCAACAACAAAATAAAAACTTATTAGCGTGCTATGGTACTGATTTAACAGCGAAATTGCAAAAATTAGCACAACAGCAACAACAAAGTAAAAAATAAACTTAAATTTAATTTTTAGTTTAATTTTACGATAAAACCGTTTATACTGCATAAACGGTTTTTCTATCCTAAACAAGCTTGTAGGGGCAAATCACATTTGCTCTGTGTAAACCTTGAGTTTATTGGGCGAATATAATTCGCCCCTACGACACAATGGTTAATTTTGTAGCAATTCTTAAATTATTTGGCTATATGGAATTTTTATATGTCAAACGAGAACACCACTATTCTCTTACCCAATCAAAGTTTCCCTACTACGACTGGCGAAATTAATCTCACTCAATTAGAACAAGATTGGCTAATTCTGTATTTTTATCCTAAAGATTCTACGCCAGCTTGTACCGTACAAGCTACTGATTTTTCTAGCTTATATGCACAATTTCAACAACTGAATACGATTGTTATCGGTGTATCTCGTGATAGTGTAAAATCTCATCAAAATTTTACTTGTAAATATGAGCTTACTTTACCATTAATTAGTGATAGTGATGAAACTTTATGCCGTCATTTTGATGTAATTAAACAAAAAAATATGTATGGTAAACAAGTGCTCGGTATTGAGCGTTCAACCTTTATTTTTTACCGTGGTGAATTAAAACAAGCCTATCGTAAAGTCAAAGCCAAAGAACACGCACAGCAAGTATTACAAGATTTAAAAGCATTGCAAAACTTAGTCTCTGAATAATATTGATAAAAATAGCGTGTGTAAATTATAGTCGATTTATATCAGAATAATACAATACATATAGGGGGGGTATTACATAAACCCTTTGTAAAATCAATTGCTTGGGCGAATATAATTCGCCCCTACTGTTCAATTTTGAATTGAATTGACTATAGTTAAAATTTACTCACGCTATTTTATTGTCATTTGAATAAAAGCAAATTAATAATCCAAAATCAACTCATATCCCGTATATTTACGCAAATTAATCACACCTGTATCTAAAATCAGATATTGTCCTTTAATCCCATGTAATACGCCAGAAATTTCAGGCGTTTTATCTAAATTATGCGATTTCACTTTGGCTGGATATTGTAAAATCGGATAGTTAAACAATTGTACATCTTGATTTAAAATTTCAATGTGTTCATTAAACTCAATTTTTTCGCTATATTCAGCTTTAATTTTTTGTATCTGTTCACTAAACTGTTGCAATACCGTTTCTTTAAGTTCAATTAAATCTAACATTTCAGCATCAGATTTTAATAAACGTTGCCAGTTGGTTTTATCCGCCAATTCTGTTGCAAATAAACTTTCCAACTGTCCAGATAATCGGCGAGACCCTACACTTAAAATCGGTAAGGCTTGCATCGCCCCTTGATCAAGCCATCGACTTGGTTGATTTTTAATACGAGTGATACCTACTTTTAAACCACTTGAATTGGCTAAATAAACAATATGTGGTTGGAAACAAATGTCATGAGCAAATTGTGTATCTCGGCACGTCCCTTCATCATAATGACACGTTTCAGGTTTCATAATACACAAATCACATTCCGCACTTTGTTGAAAACAGCGATAACAATAGCCTTGCGAAAACGATTTTTTTGTTTTTGACCCACAACCTACACAATAAATATTACCTGTCCATTGAATATTTAAGGTTTGCCCAAGTTGAATTTGTTGCTCAACTGCTTGATTATTTAATACAAAATGATACTGTACATTAGCTGGCTTATTCGCACCGTGTGGATTATCTTGCGTTAAGCTGGCTTGCATTTTTTGGCATACGCCTTGATAGTGCATAATATAAACTCTATTTTAATGATTAGTGCGTATTGTACCTGATTTTCATCCGATATTAAAATTAATACAAATGATTGCATTTATCGGCTTTTAAATCAGTTAAAATAAACACATCTTTTAATATAGGTAATATATGATGACCAATTTAGTCGATTTAGTCGGTGCAATCGCCAAACAAGCGATGAACAATCAAAATAACCAACAACAACCACAACAAAATCAATCTGGTTTAGATAGTATTTTGGGTTCAGTTTTAGGTAATGTATTAGGCGGTGGACAGTCACAGCAAGCACAACCTAAATCAGGCTTAGATGGTATTTTAGGCTCAGTTTTAAGCAACGTTTTAGGCAGTAATCAGCAAAATTCTACTGGCTCAAGTAATATGAAAACTGCAATTTTAATGGCAGTTATCCCCTTGATTTTAAATTGGATTCAACAGCAAGGTGGTTTGCAAGCGGCTTTAGATAAATTGCGTGGCACAGGTATGTCTAACCAAGTGAATAATTGGGTCGATCCAAATGCCAATAATGATGCAGCTCCAATTAATGAAGTACAAGCATTATTTAATGACAATGATATTTGCCAAGTTGCTGACCAAGCCCAATGCTCTAAACAAGATGTTTATGGTGCGATTTCAAGTGTATTACCACAAGTGATTAACGCTTTAACACCACAAGGTAATCAAACGAATACCAATGAAGCCAATAATGATATTCAAAATGTAATGAATATGCTTTCTAAATTTATGAAATAATCATTTTTGCTTGCTCATTAGCTTGCTTAAATACATCAATCGCCTTTGCTCGACTAGTTTTTAAATCAACTATCGGCAAGGGATAATTGATATGTGGGTTGGCTGTCAAATAGACAGTCAATTTTTTTTCATCATGTAAAATATGTGCTGGAATATCGACCAACTCTGGCACCCATGTTTTGATAAAAATTGCATCAACATCATGCGTTTTTGCCTGACTAAAAGGATTCATAATGCGAAAATAAGGCACTGCATCCGTTCCTACTGATGCCGACCATTGCCAACCGCCATTATTAGAGGCAAAATCACCATCAATCAACTGTTGCATAAAATATCGCTCACCCCATCGCCAATCAATCAACAAATTTTTAGTCAAAAACATCGCCACAATCATACGCACACGATTATGTAAGAATCCTGTTTGTTTCAGACATCGCATTCCAGCATCAACAATCGGTACACCTGTTTGCCCATCGCACCAACGTTGAAAATCTTGCTCATTATATCGCCAATCAATCTGTTTATCGACCGCTTTTTGAAAGGCATGATGACGAATCATATCTGGACGTGCCACTAAAATATGTCGATAAAAATCTCGCCAACATAATTCATTTAGCCATTTAAACATAGCTTCATGTCCATATGACTGTTGCTGAATAGCTGTCATGACCATTTGATAGCACACTCTTGGACTAATAGCCCCAATTGCCAAATACGGTGATAATTGACTAGTTCCTTGTACAATACTTGGAATATCTCGTTGAATAATATAATGATGGATATGATGGTCAATAAAATTACTCAAATGTTGTAAGGCATATTGCTCACCTGCTTGGTGCAAAAATGGGCTATCAATGTGGGATTGTGGCGATTGTTGAGCATAATCATTGATAGTTTTTTCTACAGCATTTTTTATGCGTTCAATTTGAGCATTTATCTCATCACATCGATTATGTCTATTTTTAGGTAATTTTTTGATGATAAAATAACCTTTTTGTAAAATATCCAACCATTTTTTATAAAAAGGTGTAAATACACAATAATCATCACCATCATCTTTTAATACCGTACGTGGTGCTAAAATACATTGGTCATGATAGGCAAAACAAGAAATATTCAATGATTTTAACTGCTGATAAACATCATCATCACGGTGGATTTCTCGCTCCTCATATTCATAATTAAAATAAATCTGTTGAATATGATGTTCTAAACAATATTGCTTTAAGATATCAGCCACATTATTATAAGATGGTACAATTTTGATATCAAAATAAATTTGATGTTGAGCTAATTTTTCAGCCAATGGCAATAATGTGTTAAGCATAAATTTAAGCTGTATCAATGACATATCATGCTGTAACCACGTTTGTGGTGTCGCAATAAATAAAGCGGAAACTTGAGCATTCTTCTGCTGTGCCTGTTCAATACATTGTAATAATGCTGTATTATCTAATGTGCGTAAATCACGGCGAAACCACATTAAATAATGGGGTTGAGTATTATTTGGCATCAAATCAACCATTTAAAATCATTGTAATTCATTGATTTATGTTAAATTATTTGAAATAATAATGCAACTTATCATCACTATATCATATATCATCATGTTTTATACAAAAATGATTAAAAAGGTAATAAA comes from Moraxella sp. ZY210820 and encodes:
- a CDS encoding aminodeoxychorismate/anthranilate synthase component II, coding for MLLMIDNYDSFTYNIVQYFGELQQEVKVVRNDELTLEDIERWQPKYLVIGPGPCSPTEAGISVPAIQHFAGKIPILGVCLGHQAIGQAFGGKIIRAKTVMHGRLSAMYHKDVGIFSNLPSPFDATRYHSLVIEQESLPDCLEMTCWTQEADGSVEEIMGVRHREFAIEGVQFHPESILSQHGHAVFKNFLDIYA
- a CDS encoding ATP-binding protein, with the protein product MNFQLSEQLQQQLLQALQQWSKTLPPLTQEIDFSAPAFKWKNRQLQPIYQLKNIHLADILGVETQKQKIVQNTLQFLHGLPANDVLLTGSRGTGKSSIVRALLNEYQHQGLRLIEIERDDLVDLAEIQQLIRHRPEKFIIYCDDLAFNAENEQYRSLKSVLDGSLQSGHDNFIIYATSNRRHLLPEFMHENTPARVVDVPQYDELHPQEAIEEKISLSDRFGLWLSFYPMGQDLYLEIVEHYLNQANITLDDDARAESLRWCQSRGQRSGRSAYQFAKHWIGQQGLKKL
- the queE gene encoding 7-carboxy-7-deazaguanine synthase QueE — translated: MSSLRSSHIPVTDPSAGLRITEIFYSLQGEANTAGLPTVFIRLTGCPLRCIYCDTTYSFEGGQRQSLADIITTTQQFGTPYVCVTGGEPLAQPNCIPLLQQLCDLGFQVSLETSGALDISAVDKRVSKVMDLKTPSSGEEKRNLMKNLDYLTTHDQIKFVISHHEDYEWAKQQVAQYQLDTLVNCVWFSPAFAIEKGAVKLPDLARDLAQWILDDKLPVRFQLQLHKLLWHDETGR
- the queC gene encoding 7-cyano-7-deazaguanine synthase QueC; this encodes MKKAIILLSGGLDSATCLAWAKSRYECIALSFMYGQRSTTELNAAKKLAEQAGVQHRIINIDLANLGGSALTDHSLAMPENAESQGIPITYVPARNTIFLSYALAVAEVFEAEAIVIGVNAVDYSGYPDCRPEFIHAFTELARLATKAGVEGHPLTIETPLLHLSKANIIRLGLEHGVNYSQTVSCYQADDDGRACGKCDSCRLRQQGFIDAGVADPTRYF
- a CDS encoding peroxiredoxin, coding for MSNENTTILLPNQSFPTTTGEINLTQLEQDWLILYFYPKDSTPACTVQATDFSSLYAQFQQLNTIVIGVSRDSVKSHQNFTCKYELTLPLISDSDETLCRHFDVIKQKNMYGKQVLGIERSTFIFYRGELKQAYRKVKAKEHAQQVLQDLKALQNLVSE
- a CDS encoding DUF2797 domain-containing protein, whose translation is MHYQGVCQKMQASLTQDNPHGANKPANVQYHFVLNNQAVEQQIQLGQTLNIQWTGNIYCVGCGSKTKKSFSQGYCYRCFQQSAECDLCIMKPETCHYDEGTCRDTQFAHDICFQPHIVYLANSSGLKVGITRIKNQPSRWLDQGAMQALPILSVGSRRLSGQLESLFATELADKTNWQRLLKSDAEMLDLIELKETVLQQFSEQIQKIKAEYSEKIEFNEHIEILNQDVQLFNYPILQYPAKVKSHNLDKTPEISGVLHGIKGQYLILDTGVINLRKYTGYELILDY
- a CDS encoding YidB family protein codes for the protein MTNLVDLVGAIAKQAMNNQNNQQQPQQNQSGLDSILGSVLGNVLGGGQSQQAQPKSGLDGILGSVLSNVLGSNQQNSTGSSNMKTAILMAVIPLILNWIQQQGGLQAALDKLRGTGMSNQVNNWVDPNANNDAAPINEVQALFNDNDICQVADQAQCSKQDVYGAISSVLPQVINALTPQGNQTNTNEANNDIQNVMNMLSKFMK
- a CDS encoding deoxyribodipyrimidine photo-lyase, with product MPNNTQPHYLMWFRRDLRTLDNTALLQCIEQAQQKNAQVSALFIATPQTWLQHDMSLIQLKFMLNTLLPLAEKLAQHQIYFDIKIVPSYNNVADILKQYCLEHHIQQIYFNYEYEEREIHRDDDVYQQLKSLNISCFAYHDQCILAPRTVLKDDGDDYCVFTPFYKKWLDILQKGYFIIKKLPKNRHNRCDEINAQIERIKNAVEKTINDYAQQSPQSHIDSPFLHQAGEQYALQHLSNFIDHHIHHYIIQRDIPSIVQGTSQLSPYLAIGAISPRVCYQMVMTAIQQQSYGHEAMFKWLNELCWRDFYRHILVARPDMIRHHAFQKAVDKQIDWRYNEQDFQRWCDGQTGVPIVDAGMRCLKQTGFLHNRVRMIVAMFLTKNLLIDWRWGERYFMQQLIDGDFASNNGGWQWSASVGTDAVPYFRIMNPFSQAKTHDVDAIFIKTWVPELVDIPAHILHDEKKLTVYLTANPHINYPLPIVDLKTSRAKAIDVFKQANEQAKMIIS